TCATAGCCAACATTCCATTGACTTTTTGAGAGCTTAGGGACAAAATCGCCCCATTACAATGCAAACCACCGCTGGAGGCGATATGACAGACCTATCAAAAAATGATGTTAAGGCTATGGGCAAGGCCGTCGGGCTGGATATCAAGGAGCCTGACCTCTCAGAGGTCACGGAAGTCATCAATGCCATCATTGAGGCGGTGGACGAAATCAACCCGCCGGGCCTGGACGCCATAGAGCCCCTGCCTGTAATACCCCCGCCCCCCAGGCCGAAAAGCCTTGCCACCGGGACTGCTGCCGGCCGGCAGCGCCGCGGCCGGCAGGCCAGCCGCGGGCGGGCTGCCCCAGCGAACGGGCGGCGAACTCGAGGCCGGGCCTCCGGCAGGGCCGCATCCGGGGCAAGGACTGGGGCGCGCAGGGCTAAAACTTCTCGCAGCGGGAGGTAGCTATGCCCAGGCTCAAAAACTCTGACATACCTTTTTTGACGGCCACGGAGCTCTCCCAGCAGATCAAGGCCAAGAAGGTCTCGCCCGTCGACGCCGTCAAGGCCTATCTTGACCGAATCGATAAGCTGGACGACAAGCTCCACGCCTATATCACCGTCTGCGAGGATGAGGCGCTGAAGGCCGCCCGCGCCGCCGAGCGGGAGATTATGCGGGGGGACTATCGAGGGCCCATGCACGGCATACCGATGGCGTGCAAGGACCAATGGTGGACCAAGGGTGTGCGCACCACTGCGGGGTCCAACATTCTTAAAGACTTCGTGCCGGATGAGGAC
This portion of the SAR202 cluster bacterium genome encodes:
- a CDS encoding amidase, producing the protein MPRLKNSDIPFLTATELSQQIKAKKVSPVDAVKAYLDRIDKLDDKLHAYITVCEDEALKAARAAEREIMRGDYRGPMHGIPMACKDQWWTKGVRTTAGSNILKDFVPDEDATVMTKLKRNGGIMIGKTNLTEFAMAYTYHYPFGVPRNPWNLKHMPGEFGEV